One genomic window of Oscillatoria sp. FACHB-1406 includes the following:
- the rimO gene encoding 30S ribosomal protein S12 methylthiotransferase RimO has translation MGNKPTIAISHLGCEKNRIDSEHMLGMLAQAGYQVDNNEELADYVIVNTCSFIEAARQESVRTLVELAEADKKIIIAGCMAQHFQEQLLEELPEAVAVVGSGDYQKIVEVVERVEGGERVKEVSSEPTYIADETTPRYRTTPEGTAYLRIAEGCDYRCAFCIIPHLRGKQRSRSIESIVAEAEALASQGVRELILISQISTNYGLDLYGKPKLAELLRALGRVDVPWIRIHYAYPTGLTPEVVEAISQTPNVLPYLDLPLQHSHPEILRAMNRPWQGRVNDEIIDRLKQALPDAVLRTTFIVGFPGETEAHFEHLCEFVKRHEFDHVGVFTFSPEEGTAAYDLPEQIAPEVKEERRDRLMELQQPISWRKNQAEVGKTVEVLVEQENPQTGEAIGRSARFAPEVDGLVYLNGSASLGNIVPVKIQQADPYDLYGTILEFNSN, from the coding sequence ATGGGCAACAAGCCAACCATTGCCATCTCCCATCTCGGATGCGAAAAAAATCGGATCGATTCCGAACATATGCTCGGTATGCTCGCGCAGGCGGGCTATCAGGTCGATAATAACGAAGAACTTGCCGATTACGTTATCGTCAATACTTGTAGCTTTATTGAAGCGGCGCGCCAAGAATCGGTGAGAACCCTCGTCGAACTCGCTGAAGCGGACAAGAAAATTATTATTGCCGGTTGCATGGCGCAGCATTTCCAAGAGCAATTGCTCGAGGAGTTGCCCGAAGCTGTGGCGGTGGTAGGGAGTGGCGACTATCAAAAGATAGTGGAGGTCGTGGAGCGCGTTGAAGGGGGCGAACGGGTTAAGGAAGTTTCTTCGGAACCGACTTATATTGCTGACGAGACAACGCCGCGCTATCGGACTACGCCGGAGGGAACGGCTTATTTACGGATTGCCGAAGGGTGCGACTACCGCTGCGCTTTTTGTATCATTCCGCACTTACGCGGCAAGCAGCGATCGCGTAGCATAGAGTCCATTGTCGCCGAAGCCGAAGCGCTAGCCTCTCAAGGCGTTCGCGAACTGATTTTGATTTCCCAAATCTCAACAAATTACGGCTTAGACCTCTACGGAAAACCGAAGTTGGCAGAGTTGTTGCGCGCGCTCGGTCGAGTTGATGTTCCTTGGATTCGCATCCATTATGCTTATCCGACGGGTTTAACGCCCGAGGTGGTCGAGGCGATTTCTCAAACGCCCAATGTCCTTCCCTACCTCGATTTACCGCTCCAACATTCCCATCCAGAAATTTTGCGGGCAATGAATCGTCCCTGGCAGGGGCGCGTTAACGACGAAATTATCGATCGCCTCAAACAGGCGCTTCCCGATGCCGTCTTGCGAACGACATTCATTGTCGGCTTTCCGGGGGAAACCGAAGCTCATTTCGAGCATCTGTGCGAGTTTGTGAAACGTCACGAATTCGACCACGTAGGAGTTTTTACCTTTTCCCCCGAAGAGGGAACCGCCGCTTACGACCTTCCGGAGCAGATCGCGCCCGAGGTGAAAGAGGAACGACGCGATCGCTTGATGGAACTGCAACAGCCGATTTCTTGGCGCAAAAATCAAGCTGAAGTTGGCAAAACGGTAGAGGTTTTAGTCGAGCAGGAAAATCCGCAAACCGGGGAAGCGATCGGACGTTCGGCTCGCTTTGCCCCAGAAGTTGATGGTCTTGTCTACCTAAACGGTTCGGCGAGCTTGGGAAATATCGTTCCCGTCAAAATCCAACAAGCCGATCCCTACGACCTCTACGGCACTATTTTGGAATTCAATTCCAATTGA
- a CDS encoding prolyl oligopeptidase family serine peptidase yields the protein MPLERTWETWQSPPEPIARILDAALPPAVTISPNHRWFVMVERTYLLPASELAAPKLAIAGLQIDPQVYAPSGRSGFRNLTYRSLESPETIQTPDLPENARLSFFEWSHDGDRLAFTLARESGLELWFLDLPSGQTHRLTEPILNATYYNPCRWLPGDEGLICKIVPPNRSAPPESLLLQGPLVEENLGKKAPARTYTNLLKNPHDEALFEHYLSSQVERISLKGERELLVPPMLVDEAIPSPDGRYILLETLQRPFSYQFPLSRFPKRIEVRDRAGNLVYTVADLPLADNIPIQFGSVRAGRRSVFWRSDRAASLAWVEALDGGDAGAKADFRDALFELDAPFDGQPKQLWRSQYRFEGLVWGRDDLALVWEGWYDNRLQRIWRINPQNPLDPPHLWIERNYQDRYSDPGHPLLTLGTQGDMVLRFSPDGDSVYLEGRGASEAGVYPFLDRRSLFGGETERIWQAQDPYYERVEALLDAEARRWVMRRESQTEPPNFFLRDGDNPPIPLTAYSDPAPELARVRKEIIRYHRADGLPLSATLYLPPDYDKERDGSLPALFWVYPEEFKDAITAAQIDAAQNSFSRPYGFSILFLLLQGYAVVDDPVLPIIGENDREPNDTYIEQLLTGAKAAVEEVARRGVIDPNRIAIGGHSYGAFTAANLLAHSDLFRAGIAASGAYNRTLTPFSFQGEQRSFWEARQTYMEMSPFTYADRINEPLLLIHGMDDSNVGTYPLQSERLFEALKGLGATVRWVQLPYEDHGYRGRDSVGHVLWEILQWCGRYL from the coding sequence ATGCCTTTGGAACGTACTTGGGAGACTTGGCAATCTCCCCCAGAACCGATCGCTCGAATTTTAGATGCAGCGCTGCCGCCTGCTGTAACGATTTCGCCGAATCATCGTTGGTTTGTTATGGTCGAACGGACGTATTTGCTGCCTGCAAGCGAACTCGCCGCCCCAAAATTAGCGATCGCGGGCTTGCAAATCGATCCTCAAGTTTATGCCCCCAGCGGACGCAGCGGCTTTCGCAATCTTACCTATCGCTCCTTAGAATCGCCCGAAACCATCCAAACGCCCGATCTGCCCGAAAATGCGCGTTTGAGCTTCTTTGAATGGTCTCACGATGGCGATCGCTTGGCTTTTACCCTCGCTCGCGAATCCGGATTAGAACTCTGGTTCCTCGACCTCCCCTCCGGACAAACGCACCGTCTAACCGAACCGATTTTAAACGCAACCTATTACAATCCTTGTCGCTGGTTGCCGGGAGATGAAGGGTTAATTTGCAAGATTGTTCCCCCCAACCGCAGTGCGCCGCCAGAATCTCTACTTTTGCAAGGCCCCTTAGTTGAAGAAAATTTGGGCAAAAAAGCGCCCGCGCGGACTTACACCAATTTGCTCAAAAATCCTCACGATGAAGCGCTGTTCGAGCATTATCTTTCATCGCAGGTGGAAAGAATTTCCTTAAAGGGGGAGCGCGAATTGCTCGTACCGCCGATGTTAGTCGATGAGGCAATCCCTTCCCCCGACGGACGTTATATCTTGCTCGAAACGTTACAGCGCCCCTTCTCCTATCAATTTCCCCTTTCGCGCTTTCCCAAACGCATCGAAGTCCGCGATCGCGCCGGAAATCTCGTCTATACGGTTGCCGATCTCCCCTTAGCCGATAATATTCCCATTCAGTTCGGTTCGGTAAGGGCGGGACGACGCTCGGTATTTTGGCGCAGCGATCGCGCGGCAAGCTTAGCCTGGGTAGAAGCCCTCGATGGTGGCGATGCAGGCGCAAAAGCCGATTTTCGCGATGCCTTATTCGAGCTAGATGCGCCCTTCGACGGGCAACCCAAGCAATTATGGCGATCGCAATACCGCTTTGAAGGCCTGGTTTGGGGGCGCGACGATCTCGCCCTCGTCTGGGAAGGATGGTACGATAACCGCTTGCAGCGCATCTGGCGAATTAATCCCCAAAACCCGCTCGATCCGCCGCATTTATGGATAGAACGCAACTACCAAGATCGTTACAGCGATCCCGGACATCCCTTATTAACCCTCGGAACGCAGGGCGATATGGTGCTGAGATTCTCGCCAGACGGGGACTCGGTTTATTTGGAAGGGCGAGGCGCATCGGAAGCCGGAGTTTATCCGTTTTTAGATCGGCGATCGCTATTTGGGGGCGAAACCGAACGCATTTGGCAAGCGCAAGACCCTTACTACGAAAGGGTTGAGGCTTTATTAGATGCGGAAGCTCGCCGCTGGGTGATGCGACGCGAATCGCAAACCGAACCGCCCAACTTTTTCCTGCGCGATGGCGATAATCCTCCCATTCCTTTAACCGCCTACTCCGATCCCGCCCCCGAATTGGCGCGAGTTCGCAAAGAAATCATACGCTACCATCGTGCCGACGGGTTGCCGCTCTCCGCAACCCTCTATTTACCGCCCGATTACGATAAGGAGCGAGATGGTTCGCTCCCGGCACTATTCTGGGTGTATCCCGAAGAATTTAAGGATGCTATCACCGCCGCTCAAATTGATGCCGCCCAAAATAGTTTTAGTCGTCCTTATGGGTTCTCAATTTTGTTTCTGTTATTGCAGGGCTACGCGGTAGTAGACGATCCCGTATTACCAATTATTGGCGAAAACGATCGCGAGCCTAACGATACTTATATCGAACAGTTATTGACGGGGGCAAAGGCGGCGGTTGAAGAAGTAGCGCGGCGCGGCGTTATCGATCCCAACCGAATCGCGATCGGCGGGCATTCTTACGGCGCGTTCACCGCTGCCAACCTCCTCGCCCACAGCGATTTATTCCGCGCGGGGATTGCCGCTAGCGGCGCGTACAATCGCACCCTTACCCCCTTTAGTTTTCAAGGGGAACAGCGCAGCTTCTGGGAAGCGCGCCAAACTTATATGGAAATGTCGCCGTTTACTTATGCCGATCGCATCAACGAACCCCTATTGTTAATTCATGGGATGGATGATAGTAATGTCGGGACGTATCCGTTGCAAAGCGAGCGCTTGTTTGAGGCGTTGAAAGGTTTGGGCGCAACCGTTCGCTGGGTGCAACTGCCTTACGAAGATCACGGCTATCGCGGGCGAGATAGCGTCGGCCACGTTTTATGGGAAATTTTGCAGTGGTGCGGTCGGTATTTATAA
- a CDS encoding vitamin K epoxide reductase family protein: MSRRRSIPWIHRWSRPIIGAIATVGMVLTAYLTITKLSGASVGCAANAAANAASCNDVLNSAYATVFGLPLSLFGFLAYAAMTAFALVPLTINRETSKDLRNQLEHWTWLLLLIGSTAMAVFSGYLMFVLATKLNAVCPYCIGSALFSVSLLGLTLFGRDWDDIGQIAFTGLIVAMITLVGTLAVYANVDGATTAGDRKAIPSDFGQAELVPGKGWDIKTTSGPSEIALAEYLTTKGAKMYGAYWCPHCHEQKLLFGKEAFSKINYIECASPNSQTQLPACAAAKIESYPTWDINGKLEKGAQPMEKLTELTGYTGEKNFKYFIPGR, encoded by the coding sequence ATGAGCCGCCGACGTTCGATTCCTTGGATTCATCGCTGGTCTCGTCCGATAATTGGCGCGATCGCGACTGTAGGTATGGTATTAACCGCCTACCTCACCATTACTAAACTCAGCGGTGCTTCCGTCGGCTGTGCCGCTAATGCAGCCGCCAATGCCGCCAGTTGTAACGATGTCCTTAACAGTGCCTACGCCACCGTTTTCGGCTTGCCCCTGTCGCTGTTCGGCTTCCTCGCTTACGCGGCGATGACTGCTTTTGCTCTCGTTCCCCTCACCATCAACCGCGAAACCAGCAAAGACTTACGAAACCAACTCGAACATTGGACGTGGCTTCTCCTCCTCATTGGCAGCACGGCAATGGCAGTCTTTAGCGGCTACCTTATGTTTGTTCTGGCAACTAAACTCAATGCTGTTTGTCCCTACTGTATCGGTTCTGCGCTCTTCTCTGTCAGCTTGCTGGGGCTAACGCTGTTCGGGCGCGATTGGGACGATATCGGTCAAATTGCTTTTACTGGGTTAATTGTGGCGATGATAACGCTGGTCGGAACCCTGGCGGTTTATGCGAATGTCGATGGTGCAACAACCGCAGGCGATCGCAAAGCCATTCCCTCCGACTTCGGGCAAGCCGAACTCGTCCCCGGTAAAGGTTGGGATATTAAAACGACTTCTGGCCCCTCCGAAATCGCCCTTGCTGAATATTTGACAACTAAAGGCGCAAAAATGTACGGCGCGTACTGGTGTCCGCACTGCCACGAACAAAAATTACTCTTCGGTAAAGAAGCTTTTAGCAAAATCAACTACATTGAATGCGCCTCGCCCAACAGTCAAACTCAGCTTCCTGCTTGTGCTGCGGCAAAAATCGAATCCTATCCCACTTGGGATATTAACGGCAAACTCGAAAAAGGCGCTCAACCGATGGAAAAATTAACCGAATTAACGGGTTATACCGGCGAGAAAAACTTTAAGTATTTTATCCCCGGACGTTAA
- the btpA gene encoding photosystem I biogenesis protein BtpA, translating to MDLTQIFPNPNPIIGVVHLLPLPSSARWGGNLQAVIDRAEQEATALAAGGIDGLIVENFFDAPFPKEEVDPAVVSAMTLIVQRLMNLVVMPVGVNVLRNDAKSAIAIATACGCPFIRVNVLTGVMATDQGTIEGKAHQLLRYRREMGSNAAIIADVLVKHAQPLSTSDLAYAARETIERGLADAIAISGWGTGSPPRLQDLEIASRVAGEAPVFIGSGATEENIGMLLGAANGAIVASSLKRNGNIKEPIDPIRVQAFVEAARQPEKPQPLLSDKAPLKVPVR from the coding sequence GTGGATTTAACGCAAATTTTCCCCAATCCGAACCCGATAATCGGGGTCGTTCATTTATTGCCCCTGCCGAGTTCGGCGCGGTGGGGCGGAAACCTTCAAGCAGTCATCGATCGCGCCGAACAAGAAGCCACTGCCCTCGCTGCTGGGGGGATCGATGGTTTGATCGTTGAGAATTTTTTTGACGCGCCGTTTCCGAAAGAAGAAGTCGATCCCGCCGTCGTCAGCGCCATGACGCTGATCGTTCAGCGCTTGATGAATTTAGTCGTCATGCCGGTGGGCGTGAATGTCTTGCGAAATGACGCAAAAAGCGCGATCGCGATCGCGACCGCTTGCGGCTGTCCCTTCATTCGCGTCAACGTCCTCACCGGAGTCATGGCCACCGACCAAGGCACGATTGAGGGTAAAGCCCACCAACTCCTACGCTATCGTCGCGAAATGGGCAGCAATGCCGCCATTATTGCCGATGTCCTCGTCAAGCACGCCCAACCGCTGAGTACCTCCGATTTAGCCTACGCCGCCCGAGAAACGATCGAGCGGGGTTTAGCCGACGCGATCGCGATCTCCGGCTGGGGAACTGGTTCGCCGCCCCGTCTCCAAGACCTAGAAATTGCTTCCCGCGTTGCCGGAGAAGCCCCCGTCTTCATCGGCAGCGGGGCAACGGAAGAGAACATCGGTATGCTTCTGGGGGCAGCCAATGGCGCGATTGTCGCTTCTTCCCTCAAACGCAACGGCAACATTAAAGAACCCATCGATCCGATTCGCGTTCAAGCCTTCGTAGAAGCCGCCCGCCAGCCGGAAAAACCCCAACCCCTACTCTCCGACAAAGCCCCCCTTAAAGTTCCGGTGCGGTAG
- a CDS encoding MFS transporter, with protein MKVFQTLERQTQINFLFLFGAGLLFWLSITSLLPVLPSYIQSISPGQQSWQWGGRGVVLSVQSQVGLVMGCFAIGLLLSRTRLGRLSDRRGRKIVILIGTVVATIAPFGYLFMPSIPLLMLWRVFHGLSISAFTTGYSALAIDLSPVDKRGEIIGYMSLVVPIGMSLGPLCGGYLDEAMGNSPVFILSGISGGLALLLASRVKETRRSEKAIFSKLASERVQPREEGFWQVLLRPALRVPTFVMVGVGMVFGTLVTFLPLFLGESGIDLNVGLFYTTAALASFIGRAVTGRASDRYGRGLFISLSLLSYALSMGLLARAVSPSAFLLAAIFEGLGGGVLIPMAIALMSDRSSLNERGLVYAVCLGGFDFGTALAGPILGFAIAPLGYRGLYGISAAIALLALLLFITSSGKSLSHSFRFATGRAIDVYALKEPPLSEGV; from the coding sequence GTGAAAGTTTTTCAGACCTTAGAGCGACAAACACAGATTAACTTCCTATTCTTATTTGGGGCAGGTTTACTGTTCTGGTTGAGCATAACCTCCCTTTTGCCCGTTCTGCCGAGCTATATCCAATCAATCAGTCCGGGACAGCAGTCTTGGCAGTGGGGAGGGCGCGGGGTTGTCTTGTCGGTACAATCGCAGGTGGGATTGGTGATGGGGTGTTTCGCGATCGGTTTGCTGCTATCGCGGACTCGTTTGGGTAGATTATCCGACCGACGCGGCCGCAAAATTGTGATTTTAATCGGGACAGTGGTCGCGACGATCGCGCCGTTTGGCTATTTATTCATGCCCTCGATCCCACTCCTGATGCTATGGCGAGTCTTCCACGGGCTAAGTATTTCGGCTTTTACCACGGGTTACAGCGCTCTGGCGATCGACCTTTCCCCCGTCGATAAACGCGGCGAGATTATCGGTTATATGAGCTTGGTGGTTCCGATTGGGATGTCCTTGGGGCCGTTATGCGGGGGCTATCTCGATGAAGCGATGGGAAATAGCCCGGTTTTCATCCTTTCTGGGATTTCGGGAGGATTAGCGTTGCTGTTGGCGAGTCGGGTGAAAGAAACGCGCAGATCTGAGAAAGCTATTTTTTCTAAGTTGGCATCGGAACGAGTTCAACCGCGCGAGGAAGGATTCTGGCAAGTGTTATTGCGTCCGGCGTTGCGAGTCCCGACTTTCGTGATGGTCGGTGTCGGGATGGTGTTTGGGACATTAGTGACATTTTTGCCGCTCTTTTTGGGGGAGAGTGGAATCGATTTGAATGTAGGGCTGTTTTATACGACGGCAGCACTCGCATCGTTTATCGGACGGGCGGTAACTGGGCGCGCGAGCGATCGCTACGGGCGCGGTTTGTTTATCAGTCTGAGTTTGCTGAGTTACGCGCTATCGATGGGGTTGTTAGCGCGCGCTGTCTCACCCTCCGCCTTTCTATTGGCTGCGATCTTTGAGGGGCTGGGCGGCGGTGTTTTGATTCCGATGGCGATCGCGCTAATGTCCGATCGCTCTTCCCTAAACGAACGCGGCTTGGTGTATGCCGTTTGTTTGGGCGGTTTCGATTTTGGAACCGCGCTTGCCGGTCCAATCCTGGGCTTTGCGATCGCCCCGCTGGGATATCGGGGATTGTATGGAATTTCCGCCGCGATCGCGCTACTCGCCTTACTCCTGTTTATCACCAGTTCCGGGAAATCGCTCTCTCATTCTTTCCGCTTTGCTACCGGACGCGCGATCGATGTTTATGCCTTAAAAGAACCGCCCCTTAGCGAGGGAGTCTAA
- a CDS encoding aldo/keto reductase: MKMRRLGDRGLVVSELGLGCMGMSEFYSGRDDAEAIATIHRALELGVTLLDTADMYGPFTNEKLVGRAIRDCRDKVVLATKFGNVRTEAGGWLGVNGKPDYVRQCCDASLQRLGVDTIDLYYQHRVDPTVPIEDTIGAMAELVEQGKVRYLGMSEAAPDTICRAHAVHPISVLQTEYSLWSREPEVEILPAIRELGIGFVAYSPLGRGFLSGTVTRFEDLAEDDYRRQSPRFQGENFAKNLELVKQVKQMAAEKQVTPSQLALAWLLARGDDIVPIPGTKRRSYLEENIAATSISLTSEDVNRLEAILPLGATAGDRYSDMSSVNR; the protein is encoded by the coding sequence ATGAAAATGCGAAGATTGGGCGATCGAGGATTAGTCGTTTCGGAACTCGGGCTAGGCTGCATGGGAATGTCCGAGTTCTATAGCGGACGCGACGATGCAGAAGCGATTGCCACCATTCATCGAGCCTTGGAGTTAGGAGTAACCTTGCTCGATACCGCCGATATGTATGGTCCTTTTACTAACGAGAAATTGGTCGGACGGGCGATTCGCGATTGCCGCGATAAAGTCGTACTCGCAACTAAATTTGGTAACGTGCGAACCGAAGCGGGAGGTTGGTTGGGCGTTAATGGCAAACCCGACTATGTACGTCAATGTTGCGATGCCTCACTCCAACGCCTAGGAGTCGATACCATTGACCTGTACTACCAGCATCGGGTCGATCCGACCGTGCCGATTGAGGATACGATTGGAGCGATGGCAGAGTTAGTCGAGCAAGGCAAGGTGCGCTATTTGGGAATGTCCGAAGCCGCACCGGACACGATTTGTCGCGCCCACGCCGTCCATCCCATTTCAGTCCTTCAGACCGAGTATTCGTTGTGGAGTCGCGAACCGGAAGTCGAAATTTTGCCGGCGATTCGAGAATTGGGGATCGGGTTTGTTGCTTACAGTCCTCTCGGTCGCGGATTTCTGTCGGGAACGGTAACGCGGTTTGAGGATTTGGCAGAGGATGATTACCGCAGGCAATCGCCTCGCTTTCAAGGTGAAAATTTTGCTAAAAACTTGGAGTTAGTCAAGCAAGTCAAACAGATGGCGGCGGAAAAACAAGTCACCCCCAGTCAACTGGCGTTAGCATGGCTGCTGGCTCGAGGGGATGATATCGTGCCGATTCCAGGAACGAAACGCCGCAGTTATCTCGAAGAAAATATTGCTGCTACTTCTATCTCGCTGACCTCAGAGGATGTTAACAGACTCGAAGCGATCTTACCTTTGGGTGCGACTGCGGGCGATCGCTATTCCGATATGAGTTCTGTCAATCGCTAG
- a CDS encoding MEKHLA domain-containing protein — MSNSLPFVAQQESTARHSQRLLDSFQHWTGRSLIEVAGSPLEIARTLFEAPFVVVSHGTEANPIFNYGNRKALELWALSWEDFTQMPSRQSAEPSELPDRQRLLDAVAQKGFSDGHSGVRISTTGCRFLLEETLIWNVLDERGEYIGQAATFSQWHFLSSVGSPK, encoded by the coding sequence ATGAGCAATTCTCTCCCGTTTGTCGCCCAACAAGAATCGACCGCCCGCCATAGCCAGCGATTGTTAGACAGTTTCCAGCATTGGACGGGGCGCAGCTTAATCGAAGTCGCCGGTTCTCCCTTAGAAATCGCCCGAACCTTATTTGAAGCCCCGTTCGTCGTAGTTTCCCACGGTACGGAAGCGAACCCGATTTTTAACTACGGCAATCGTAAGGCGCTGGAATTATGGGCATTATCGTGGGAAGATTTTACTCAAATGCCGTCGCGCCAATCGGCAGAACCGAGCGAGCTTCCAGACCGCCAACGCCTGTTGGATGCGGTTGCTCAGAAAGGTTTCAGCGATGGTCATTCGGGAGTTCGCATCTCCACCACGGGTTGTCGGTTTTTACTTGAAGAGACGCTCATTTGGAATGTTTTGGACGAACGAGGCGAATATATCGGTCAAGCCGCGACATTTTCTCAATGGCATTTTCTATCCTCGGTCGGCAGTCCGAAGTAG
- a CDS encoding glycosyltransferase family 39 protein — MQRWKNFEKYPRTCLYFSIFWLLFVNGIAFLWHLGSTGLVDETEPLFAEAARQMVVTGDWITPYFNGATRFDKPPLVYWLMAIAYRAIGVNEWAVRLPSALSAIALTCFGFFTLLRFGYPQPGALSTDKPQTPFPPKSLWLSAWIGSTLMAFNLQTLVWAHTGVSDMLLSACMGCALFCFFWGYGASAGAAVEVSRDSADREMGGKGAIFPNRWYLAFYVFIALAILTKGPVGIAIPGLVIFAFLWYVGRLKEVLREMGVLVGGILVSAIALPWFVLVIQRNGEAYIDSFFGYHNVERFTHVVNGHAAPWYFYFLVVLVGFLPWSVYLPVAIARLRIPARSRWQAQPRNSHLGIFALSWFAVIFLFFTIAVTKLPSYTLPLIPAAAILVSLFWSQKLSDSEPVKENKQKSWGFFLSAAINALILLVLAIASWFSPRLIGYDAAAPNIGELFGQTGLSVRSAIVWGMASGAIALLLWKTSTRRWILPVNLIAFALFLLFVLTPANFFIDRVRQQPIRELAAIAAQSQQPGENLLMTGFKKPTFVFYSQRPVQFFYGKEDTMSYARETAATASPTLLLLSQSTAFSNTFGLQPNQYQIVGQRGIYQLVRIDRATLGNSKS, encoded by the coding sequence ATGCAAAGGTGGAAAAATTTTGAGAAATATCCTCGGACTTGTCTTTATTTCTCTATCTTTTGGCTGCTGTTTGTGAATGGAATTGCCTTTTTGTGGCATTTGGGCAGCACGGGGTTAGTAGATGAAACCGAACCACTCTTTGCTGAAGCCGCACGCCAAATGGTGGTGACGGGCGATTGGATTACGCCTTACTTTAACGGTGCAACCCGCTTCGATAAGCCGCCTTTGGTGTATTGGTTGATGGCGATCGCCTATCGCGCGATTGGGGTGAATGAATGGGCGGTGCGTCTGCCTTCTGCCCTTTCTGCGATCGCTCTAACTTGCTTCGGGTTCTTCACTCTGCTTCGGTTTGGCTATCCCCAACCGGGCGCACTCTCCACTGACAAGCCCCAAACTCCCTTCCCTCCAAAATCCCTCTGGCTATCAGCTTGGATTGGTTCGACTTTAATGGCGTTTAACCTCCAAACTCTAGTATGGGCGCACACGGGGGTTTCTGATATGCTCCTGAGTGCTTGTATGGGTTGCGCGCTATTCTGCTTTTTTTGGGGGTATGGCGCTTCGGCAGGCGCGGCAGTCGAGGTAAGTCGAGACTCAGCGGATCGGGAGATGGGGGGAAAGGGGGCGATATTTCCCAATCGATGGTATTTAGCGTTCTACGTCTTTATCGCCCTAGCGATTTTAACCAAAGGCCCCGTAGGAATTGCGATTCCGGGACTTGTGATTTTTGCGTTTTTGTGGTATGTAGGGCGATTGAAAGAAGTATTGCGAGAAATGGGCGTTCTCGTGGGGGGAATCCTTGTCAGTGCGATCGCGCTGCCTTGGTTTGTCCTCGTTATCCAACGCAACGGAGAAGCCTATATTGACTCTTTTTTCGGCTATCATAACGTCGAACGCTTCACCCACGTGGTTAACGGTCACGCCGCGCCGTGGTACTTTTATTTTCTGGTCGTTTTAGTCGGATTTTTACCGTGGTCGGTGTATCTGCCCGTTGCGATCGCGCGTCTGCGAATTCCGGCGCGATCGCGCTGGCAAGCCCAACCCCGCAATTCTCATCTCGGAATCTTTGCCCTGTCTTGGTTTGCGGTCATCTTCCTCTTTTTCACCATCGCCGTCACCAAACTCCCCAGTTACACCCTACCCCTCATTCCCGCCGCCGCCATCCTCGTCTCCTTATTCTGGAGTCAGAAACTAAGCGATTCGGAGCCTGTAAAAGAAAATAAACAAAAATCCTGGGGTTTCTTCCTCTCTGCGGCAATAAATGCCCTAATTTTGCTCGTATTAGCGATTGCTTCTTGGTTCAGTCCGCGATTAATCGGTTACGATGCGGCTGCACCTAATATCGGGGAACTATTCGGACAGACTGGTTTGTCGGTTCGCAGCGCGATTGTGTGGGGAATGGCGAGTGGCGCGATCGCGCTGCTACTGTGGAAAACCTCAACTCGTCGCTGGATTTTGCCCGTCAACCTTATCGCCTTTGCCCTTTTTCTCCTCTTTGTCCTAACCCCAGCTAACTTTTTCATCGATCGCGTTCGCCAGCAACCCATCCGAGAACTTGCCGCGATCGCCGCCCAAAGTCAACAACCGGGTGAAAACCTGCTGATGACGGGCTTCAAAAAACCCACTTTCGTGTTCTACAGTCAGCGTCCCGTCCAATTTTTCTACGGTAAAGAAGATACGATGAGTTACGCGCGCGAAACTGCTGCAACTGCATCTCCTACCCTTCTCCTTTTGAGTCAATCGACCGCTTTTTCCAATACTTTTGGACTCCAACCCAACCAATATCAAATTGTCGGTCAGCGTGGCATTTATCAACTGGTTCGCATCGACCGCGCAACGTTGGGAAATTCTAAATCATGA